A DNA window from Malus domestica chromosome 12, GDT2T_hap1 contains the following coding sequences:
- the LOC103423162 gene encoding uncharacterized protein isoform X1 — MGSSLYSAILLLLFAFCLSLPTLSPATELKGVDIENPVLEVIPAPLAKHSAVPGSKDVLFCKRARVSGISRLKLGSYASSLKVTLSTSLGILERLLSKIQVCFHRNNTLGLCQCEEDDWKNIQKGLWSSVMSPYDERYVDVKFIGKIPGSVTITVEEDFQRWRLVCLALGFTLLLLAAIVSNGYRSFSGHYNHSLPGNEVVVNWKENCPLSYHVWISGSTWCLEVYCCFMVLVYDSKFSTCS; from the exons ATGGGCTCTTCTCTTTACTCCgccattctccttcttctctttgcttTCTGTCTCTCTCTTCCGACCCTCTCACCTGCCACCGAACTCAAAG GTGTAGATATTGAAAACCCAGTACTAGAAGTCATCCCAGCACCTCTTGCTAAGCACTCAGCTGTTCCTGGTTCTAAAGATGTTTTATTTTGTAAACGGGCACGAGTTTCTGGTATATCCAGGTTAAAACTTGGGAGTTATGCAAGTTCACTTAAGGTCACCTTGTCTACATCTCTAGGAATCCTGGAGAGGTTGCTTAGCAAAATTCAAGTCTGTTTTCATAG GAATAATACGCTTGGATTATGTCAGTGTGAAGAGGATGATTGGAAAAATATTCAGAAAGGGTTATGGAGCTCTGTCATGTCGCCTTATGATGAAAGATATGTCGATGTCAAGTTCATTGGCAAAATACCTGGCTCTGTCACCATAACTGTTGAAGAAG ATTTTCAGAGATGGCGCCTTGTGTGTCTGGCACTGGGATTTACTTTACTATTGTTGGCAGCAATTGTCAGCAATGGCTATAGGAGCTTTTCTGGTCATTATAATCATTCTCTTCCAG GGAATGAAGTTGTTGTCAACTGGAAGGAAAACTGTCCTCTGTCTTACCATGTATGGATCAGTGGTAGCACTTGGTGTCTTGAAGTTTACTGTTGCTTCATG gtactagtttatgactcgaagttctcaacttGTTCGTGa
- the LOC103423162 gene encoding uncharacterized protein isoform X2: MGSSLYSAILLLLFAFCLSLPTLSPATELKGVDIENPVLEVIPAPLAKHSAVPGSKDVLFCKRARVSGISRLKLGSYASSLKVTLSTSLGILERLLSKIQVCFHRNNTLGLCQCEEDDWKNIQKGLWSSVMSPYDERYVDVKFIGKIPGSVTITVEEDFQRWRLVCLALGFTLLLLAAIVSNGYRSFSGHYNHSLPGTSL; the protein is encoded by the exons ATGGGCTCTTCTCTTTACTCCgccattctccttcttctctttgcttTCTGTCTCTCTCTTCCGACCCTCTCACCTGCCACCGAACTCAAAG GTGTAGATATTGAAAACCCAGTACTAGAAGTCATCCCAGCACCTCTTGCTAAGCACTCAGCTGTTCCTGGTTCTAAAGATGTTTTATTTTGTAAACGGGCACGAGTTTCTGGTATATCCAGGTTAAAACTTGGGAGTTATGCAAGTTCACTTAAGGTCACCTTGTCTACATCTCTAGGAATCCTGGAGAGGTTGCTTAGCAAAATTCAAGTCTGTTTTCATAG GAATAATACGCTTGGATTATGTCAGTGTGAAGAGGATGATTGGAAAAATATTCAGAAAGGGTTATGGAGCTCTGTCATGTCGCCTTATGATGAAAGATATGTCGATGTCAAGTTCATTGGCAAAATACCTGGCTCTGTCACCATAACTGTTGAAGAAG ATTTTCAGAGATGGCGCCTTGTGTGTCTGGCACTGGGATTTACTTTACTATTGTTGGCAGCAATTGTCAGCAATGGCTATAGGAGCTTTTCTGGTCATTATAATCATTCTCTTCCAG gtactagtttatga
- the LOC103423163 gene encoding uncharacterized protein isoform X1, with amino-acid sequence MKDSTHSSPLLILLGRPFMKTARTKIDVFKGTLTMEFDGDIIDFQISEAMRYLSDDHSCFFVDIIDSLVQTHLEQLHEDAFETVITNGMRLKNQEVVINHTHDTIEEFHAVPPCEEVAEMVVALKLLPQQYGVDIEDPVLEVIPAPLSEHSAVPGSKDVIFCERARVSGISRLKLGSYASSLKITLSTSVAIPERLHSKIQVCFHRNNTLGLCQCEEDDWKNIQKGLWSSVMSPYDERYVDVKFIGKIPGSVTITVEEDFQRWRLVCLALGFTLLLLAPIVSNWVPFYYTSSMVIGVFLVIIIILFQGMKLLPTGRKNVLYLTIYGSVLGAGSFLVHQFSLMVNSILLSFGLSEEMHNPVSIFLLVGIILTGAALGYWIVRKFVVSKDGTVDVGIAQFVKWAMRIIGTTSILQSTLDTPLAMGALVNYWIISKLITSLKWHLKSHQSDAGSGSPCLPKGKQVKGRQSHPKFLSRSSPQEKNWNSRRSLSAWSDSPVTGVMSPSSRAPNQQEYYSTFHKVQNRKKFTRKEWDDFTHESTRQAIAEWAASPEVPNWLIEHADRIQLLPSESSDETGGSEPDSIDENVVGSTDRPQKINPPIRLWTQRKNPPKPQTFHFLSNSPQSSAGHHSKMFLQRQRAAVLTQALQVQLRRYAQSSVAALLHPDPELDRDLESTTSFPIPDPKYAETIFAVPRTTSGKSISAKERKAGRVPSIIFEQEDGQHGGNKRLISVRTNQIRKLVGHLGRSFFLSRLFDLEVRSDFDSENDVVERVRVLPRSIHLHSATDAPLNVTFIRAPSHALLKVEIPLVFRGDDVSPGLKKNGCLNTIKRTVKFLCPADVIPPYIDVDLSELDVNQKIVMGDLKVHPDLKLLQSKDEPVCKITGARVSEQKKSKDKDSK; translated from the exons atGAAAGATTCGACTCATTCTTCTCCATTGCTGATTCTACTTGGaagaccattcatgaagacagctcgcaccaagattgatgtgttcAAGGGaacgttgacaatggaatttgatggtgaCATTATTGACTTTCAAATTTCAGAAGCCATGAGGTACCTTAGTGATGATCACTcttgtttttttgttgatattatTGATTCATTAGTGCAGACACATCTTGAACAACTACATGAGGATGCATTTGAAACGGTCATTACAAATGGAATGAGACTAAAAAATCAAGAGGTGGTAATAAACCACACCCACGACACAATTGAAGAATTTCATGCTGTGCCCCCTTGTGAAGAAGTAGCTGAGATGGTGGTTGCCCTAAAATTGCTGCCACAACAATATG GTGTTGATATTGAAGACCCAGTACTAGAAGTCATCCCGGCACCTCTTTCTGAGCACTCAGCTGTGCCTGGTTCTAAAGATGTTATATTTTGTGAACGGGCACGAGTTTCTGGTATATCCAGGTTAAAACTTGGGAGTTATGCAAGTTCACTTAAGATCACCTTGTCTACATCTGTTGCAATCCCGGAGAGGTTGCATAGCAAAATTCAAGTCTGTTTTCATAG GAATAATACGCTTGGATTATGTCAGTGTGAAGAGGATGATTGGAAAAATATTCAGAAAGGGTTATGGAGCTCTGTCATGTCGCCTTATGATGAAAGATATGTCGATGTCAAGTTCATTGGCAAAATACCTGGCTCTGTCACCATAACTGTTGAAGAAG ATTTTCAGAGATGGCGCCTTGTGTGTCTGGCACTGGGATTTACTTTACTGTTGTTGGCACCAATTGTCAGCAATTGGGTACCTTTTTATTATACCAGTTCAATGGTTATAGGAGTTTTTCTGGTCATTATAATCATTCTCTTCCAG GGAATGAAGCTGTTGCCAACTGGAAGGAAAAATGTCCTCTATCTTACCATATATGGATCAGTG CTTGGAGCAGGATCTTTCCTTGTTCATCAGTTTTCACTGATGgtaaattcaattcttttgaGTTTTGGGCTAAGTGAAGAGATGCATAACCCA GTCTCTATATTTTTACTAGTGGGAATTATCCTCACGGGAGCTGCATTAGGGTACTGGATTGTGAGGAAGTTTGTTGTCTCAAAAGATGGGACAGTAGATGTTGGTATAGCACAATTTGTCAAGTGGGCTATGCGTATCATTGGAACAACCTCCATCTTGCAG AGCACTCTCGATACTCCTTTAGCAATGGGCGCGTTGGTTAATTACTGGATTATCAGCAAGTTGATTACTTCTCTGAAATGGCATCTCAAATC TCATCAGTCGGATGCTGGGAGTGGGAGTCCTTGTCTGCCGAAGGGAAAACAGGTCAAGGGTAGACAAagtcatccaaaatttcttagCAGGTCTAGTCCACAAGAAAAGAATTGGAACAGCCGAAGGAGTCTATCTGCTTGGTCTGACTCTCCTGTTACag GTGTCATGTCCCCATCTTCCAGGGCACCTAACCAACAGGAGTACTATTCAACCTTCCACAAGGTGCAGAACAGAAAGAAGTTCACAAGGAAAGAGTGGGATGATTTCACACATGAATCAACCCGCCAAGCTATAGCAGAATGGGCAGCATCTCCTGAAGTCCCTAATTGGCTCATCGAGCATGCTGATCGCATACAACTCCTTCCAAGCGAGAGTTCAGATGAAACTGGGGGAAGTGAACCAGACTCCATAGATGAGAATGTCGTGGGGAGCACAGATCGA CCACAGAAAATAAATCCCCCCATTCGCTTGTGGACTCAACGGAAAAACCCTCCTAAACCCCAAACATTTCATTTCCTCTCCAACTCTCCTCAGTCCTCAGCAGGCCACCACTCCAAAATGTTCCTCCAGAGGCAGCGCGCCGCCGTCCTCACCCAAGCACTCCAAGTCCAACTCCGCCGCTACGCCCAATCATCCGTCGCCGCCCTCCTCCACCCGGACCCCGAACTCGACCGCGACCTCGAATCCACCACATCCTTCCCGATACCCGACCCGAAGTACGCCGAGACCATCTTCGCAGTCCCACGCACCACGTCCGGCAAGAGCATCTCCGCCAAAGAGCGCAAGGCCGGCCGCGTCCCCAGCATCATTTTCGAGCAGGAGGACGGCCAGCACGGAGGCAACAAGCGCCTCATTTCTGTACGGACCAACCAGATCCGCAAGCTCGTTGGTCATCTCGGCCGCTCTTTCTTCCTCTCCAGGCTCTTCGACCTCGAGGTTCGCTCCGACTTCGACTCTGAAAACGACGTCGTTGAACGGGTCCGCGTTTTGCCTCGCTCG ATTCATCTGCACTCTGCGACGGACGCACCCCTGAATGTGACCTTCATAAGGGCTCCTTCCCATGCTTTGTTGAAAGTCGAGATACCTCTTGTATTTCGAGGAGATGATGTCTCTCCTGGATTgaagaaaa ATGGTTGTCTAAATACGATCAAGAGGACCGTAAAGTTCCTCTGTCCTGCTGATGTGATTCCTCCATATATTGATGTGGATCTGAGCGAGTTGGATGTTAACCAAAAGATAGTAATGGGAGATCTCAAAGTTCATCCAGATCTCAAGCTTCTCCAGTCGAAGGATGAGCCTGTTTGTAAGATCACAGGAGCAAGGGTTTCTGAACAAAAGAAGTCTAAAGACAAAGACTCTAAATAA
- the LOC103423163 gene encoding uncharacterized protein isoform X2, giving the protein MTHLEQLHEDAFETVITNGMRLKNQEVVINHTHDTIEEFHAVPPCEEVAEMVVALKLLPQQYGVDIEDPVLEVIPAPLSEHSAVPGSKDVIFCERARVSGISRLKLGSYASSLKITLSTSVAIPERLHSKIQVCFHRNNTLGLCQCEEDDWKNIQKGLWSSVMSPYDERYVDVKFIGKIPGSVTITVEEDFQRWRLVCLALGFTLLLLAPIVSNWVPFYYTSSMVIGVFLVIIIILFQGMKLLPTGRKNVLYLTIYGSVLGAGSFLVHQFSLMVNSILLSFGLSEEMHNPVSIFLLVGIILTGAALGYWIVRKFVVSKDGTVDVGIAQFVKWAMRIIGTTSILQSTLDTPLAMGALVNYWIISKLITSLKWHLKSHQSDAGSGSPCLPKGKQVKGRQSHPKFLSRSSPQEKNWNSRRSLSAWSDSPVTGVMSPSSRAPNQQEYYSTFHKVQNRKKFTRKEWDDFTHESTRQAIAEWAASPEVPNWLIEHADRIQLLPSESSDETGGSEPDSIDENVVGSTDRPQKINPPIRLWTQRKNPPKPQTFHFLSNSPQSSAGHHSKMFLQRQRAAVLTQALQVQLRRYAQSSVAALLHPDPELDRDLESTTSFPIPDPKYAETIFAVPRTTSGKSISAKERKAGRVPSIIFEQEDGQHGGNKRLISVRTNQIRKLVGHLGRSFFLSRLFDLEVRSDFDSENDVVERVRVLPRSIHLHSATDAPLNVTFIRAPSHALLKVEIPLVFRGDDVSPGLKKNGCLNTIKRTVKFLCPADVIPPYIDVDLSELDVNQKIVMGDLKVHPDLKLLQSKDEPVCKITGARVSEQKKSKDKDSK; this is encoded by the exons atg ACACATCTTGAACAACTACATGAGGATGCATTTGAAACGGTCATTACAAATGGAATGAGACTAAAAAATCAAGAGGTGGTAATAAACCACACCCACGACACAATTGAAGAATTTCATGCTGTGCCCCCTTGTGAAGAAGTAGCTGAGATGGTGGTTGCCCTAAAATTGCTGCCACAACAATATG GTGTTGATATTGAAGACCCAGTACTAGAAGTCATCCCGGCACCTCTTTCTGAGCACTCAGCTGTGCCTGGTTCTAAAGATGTTATATTTTGTGAACGGGCACGAGTTTCTGGTATATCCAGGTTAAAACTTGGGAGTTATGCAAGTTCACTTAAGATCACCTTGTCTACATCTGTTGCAATCCCGGAGAGGTTGCATAGCAAAATTCAAGTCTGTTTTCATAG GAATAATACGCTTGGATTATGTCAGTGTGAAGAGGATGATTGGAAAAATATTCAGAAAGGGTTATGGAGCTCTGTCATGTCGCCTTATGATGAAAGATATGTCGATGTCAAGTTCATTGGCAAAATACCTGGCTCTGTCACCATAACTGTTGAAGAAG ATTTTCAGAGATGGCGCCTTGTGTGTCTGGCACTGGGATTTACTTTACTGTTGTTGGCACCAATTGTCAGCAATTGGGTACCTTTTTATTATACCAGTTCAATGGTTATAGGAGTTTTTCTGGTCATTATAATCATTCTCTTCCAG GGAATGAAGCTGTTGCCAACTGGAAGGAAAAATGTCCTCTATCTTACCATATATGGATCAGTG CTTGGAGCAGGATCTTTCCTTGTTCATCAGTTTTCACTGATGgtaaattcaattcttttgaGTTTTGGGCTAAGTGAAGAGATGCATAACCCA GTCTCTATATTTTTACTAGTGGGAATTATCCTCACGGGAGCTGCATTAGGGTACTGGATTGTGAGGAAGTTTGTTGTCTCAAAAGATGGGACAGTAGATGTTGGTATAGCACAATTTGTCAAGTGGGCTATGCGTATCATTGGAACAACCTCCATCTTGCAG AGCACTCTCGATACTCCTTTAGCAATGGGCGCGTTGGTTAATTACTGGATTATCAGCAAGTTGATTACTTCTCTGAAATGGCATCTCAAATC TCATCAGTCGGATGCTGGGAGTGGGAGTCCTTGTCTGCCGAAGGGAAAACAGGTCAAGGGTAGACAAagtcatccaaaatttcttagCAGGTCTAGTCCACAAGAAAAGAATTGGAACAGCCGAAGGAGTCTATCTGCTTGGTCTGACTCTCCTGTTACag GTGTCATGTCCCCATCTTCCAGGGCACCTAACCAACAGGAGTACTATTCAACCTTCCACAAGGTGCAGAACAGAAAGAAGTTCACAAGGAAAGAGTGGGATGATTTCACACATGAATCAACCCGCCAAGCTATAGCAGAATGGGCAGCATCTCCTGAAGTCCCTAATTGGCTCATCGAGCATGCTGATCGCATACAACTCCTTCCAAGCGAGAGTTCAGATGAAACTGGGGGAAGTGAACCAGACTCCATAGATGAGAATGTCGTGGGGAGCACAGATCGA CCACAGAAAATAAATCCCCCCATTCGCTTGTGGACTCAACGGAAAAACCCTCCTAAACCCCAAACATTTCATTTCCTCTCCAACTCTCCTCAGTCCTCAGCAGGCCACCACTCCAAAATGTTCCTCCAGAGGCAGCGCGCCGCCGTCCTCACCCAAGCACTCCAAGTCCAACTCCGCCGCTACGCCCAATCATCCGTCGCCGCCCTCCTCCACCCGGACCCCGAACTCGACCGCGACCTCGAATCCACCACATCCTTCCCGATACCCGACCCGAAGTACGCCGAGACCATCTTCGCAGTCCCACGCACCACGTCCGGCAAGAGCATCTCCGCCAAAGAGCGCAAGGCCGGCCGCGTCCCCAGCATCATTTTCGAGCAGGAGGACGGCCAGCACGGAGGCAACAAGCGCCTCATTTCTGTACGGACCAACCAGATCCGCAAGCTCGTTGGTCATCTCGGCCGCTCTTTCTTCCTCTCCAGGCTCTTCGACCTCGAGGTTCGCTCCGACTTCGACTCTGAAAACGACGTCGTTGAACGGGTCCGCGTTTTGCCTCGCTCG ATTCATCTGCACTCTGCGACGGACGCACCCCTGAATGTGACCTTCATAAGGGCTCCTTCCCATGCTTTGTTGAAAGTCGAGATACCTCTTGTATTTCGAGGAGATGATGTCTCTCCTGGATTgaagaaaa ATGGTTGTCTAAATACGATCAAGAGGACCGTAAAGTTCCTCTGTCCTGCTGATGTGATTCCTCCATATATTGATGTGGATCTGAGCGAGTTGGATGTTAACCAAAAGATAGTAATGGGAGATCTCAAAGTTCATCCAGATCTCAAGCTTCTCCAGTCGAAGGATGAGCCTGTTTGTAAGATCACAGGAGCAAGGGTTTCTGAACAAAAGAAGTCTAAAGACAAAGACTCTAAATAA
- the LOC103423163 gene encoding uncharacterized protein isoform X3, whose translation MGSSLFSAILLLLFAFCLSLPTLSPATELKGVDIEDPVLEVIPAPLSEHSAVPGSKDVIFCERARVSGISRLKLGSYASSLKITLSTSVAIPERLHSKIQVCFHRNNTLGLCQCEEDDWKNIQKGLWSSVMSPYDERYVDVKFIGKIPGSVTITVEEDFQRWRLVCLALGFTLLLLAPIVSNWVPFYYTSSMVIGVFLVIIIILFQGMKLLPTGRKNVLYLTIYGSVLGAGSFLVHQFSLMVNSILLSFGLSEEMHNPVSIFLLVGIILTGAALGYWIVRKFVVSKDGTVDVGIAQFVKWAMRIIGTTSILQSTLDTPLAMGALVNYWIISKLITSLKWHLKSHQSDAGSGSPCLPKGKQVKGRQSHPKFLSRSSPQEKNWNSRRSLSAWSDSPVTGVMSPSSRAPNQQEYYSTFHKVQNRKKFTRKEWDDFTHESTRQAIAEWAASPEVPNWLIEHADRIQLLPSESSDETGGSEPDSIDENVVGSTDRPQKINPPIRLWTQRKNPPKPQTFHFLSNSPQSSAGHHSKMFLQRQRAAVLTQALQVQLRRYAQSSVAALLHPDPELDRDLESTTSFPIPDPKYAETIFAVPRTTSGKSISAKERKAGRVPSIIFEQEDGQHGGNKRLISVRTNQIRKLVGHLGRSFFLSRLFDLEVRSDFDSENDVVERVRVLPRSIHLHSATDAPLNVTFIRAPSHALLKVEIPLVFRGDDVSPGLKKNGCLNTIKRTVKFLCPADVIPPYIDVDLSELDVNQKIVMGDLKVHPDLKLLQSKDEPVCKITGARVSEQKKSKDKDSK comes from the exons ATGggctcttctctcttctccgccattctccttcttctctttgcttTCTGTCTCTCTCTTCCGACCCTCTCACCTGCCACCGAACTCAAAG GTGTTGATATTGAAGACCCAGTACTAGAAGTCATCCCGGCACCTCTTTCTGAGCACTCAGCTGTGCCTGGTTCTAAAGATGTTATATTTTGTGAACGGGCACGAGTTTCTGGTATATCCAGGTTAAAACTTGGGAGTTATGCAAGTTCACTTAAGATCACCTTGTCTACATCTGTTGCAATCCCGGAGAGGTTGCATAGCAAAATTCAAGTCTGTTTTCATAG GAATAATACGCTTGGATTATGTCAGTGTGAAGAGGATGATTGGAAAAATATTCAGAAAGGGTTATGGAGCTCTGTCATGTCGCCTTATGATGAAAGATATGTCGATGTCAAGTTCATTGGCAAAATACCTGGCTCTGTCACCATAACTGTTGAAGAAG ATTTTCAGAGATGGCGCCTTGTGTGTCTGGCACTGGGATTTACTTTACTGTTGTTGGCACCAATTGTCAGCAATTGGGTACCTTTTTATTATACCAGTTCAATGGTTATAGGAGTTTTTCTGGTCATTATAATCATTCTCTTCCAG GGAATGAAGCTGTTGCCAACTGGAAGGAAAAATGTCCTCTATCTTACCATATATGGATCAGTG CTTGGAGCAGGATCTTTCCTTGTTCATCAGTTTTCACTGATGgtaaattcaattcttttgaGTTTTGGGCTAAGTGAAGAGATGCATAACCCA GTCTCTATATTTTTACTAGTGGGAATTATCCTCACGGGAGCTGCATTAGGGTACTGGATTGTGAGGAAGTTTGTTGTCTCAAAAGATGGGACAGTAGATGTTGGTATAGCACAATTTGTCAAGTGGGCTATGCGTATCATTGGAACAACCTCCATCTTGCAG AGCACTCTCGATACTCCTTTAGCAATGGGCGCGTTGGTTAATTACTGGATTATCAGCAAGTTGATTACTTCTCTGAAATGGCATCTCAAATC TCATCAGTCGGATGCTGGGAGTGGGAGTCCTTGTCTGCCGAAGGGAAAACAGGTCAAGGGTAGACAAagtcatccaaaatttcttagCAGGTCTAGTCCACAAGAAAAGAATTGGAACAGCCGAAGGAGTCTATCTGCTTGGTCTGACTCTCCTGTTACag GTGTCATGTCCCCATCTTCCAGGGCACCTAACCAACAGGAGTACTATTCAACCTTCCACAAGGTGCAGAACAGAAAGAAGTTCACAAGGAAAGAGTGGGATGATTTCACACATGAATCAACCCGCCAAGCTATAGCAGAATGGGCAGCATCTCCTGAAGTCCCTAATTGGCTCATCGAGCATGCTGATCGCATACAACTCCTTCCAAGCGAGAGTTCAGATGAAACTGGGGGAAGTGAACCAGACTCCATAGATGAGAATGTCGTGGGGAGCACAGATCGA CCACAGAAAATAAATCCCCCCATTCGCTTGTGGACTCAACGGAAAAACCCTCCTAAACCCCAAACATTTCATTTCCTCTCCAACTCTCCTCAGTCCTCAGCAGGCCACCACTCCAAAATGTTCCTCCAGAGGCAGCGCGCCGCCGTCCTCACCCAAGCACTCCAAGTCCAACTCCGCCGCTACGCCCAATCATCCGTCGCCGCCCTCCTCCACCCGGACCCCGAACTCGACCGCGACCTCGAATCCACCACATCCTTCCCGATACCCGACCCGAAGTACGCCGAGACCATCTTCGCAGTCCCACGCACCACGTCCGGCAAGAGCATCTCCGCCAAAGAGCGCAAGGCCGGCCGCGTCCCCAGCATCATTTTCGAGCAGGAGGACGGCCAGCACGGAGGCAACAAGCGCCTCATTTCTGTACGGACCAACCAGATCCGCAAGCTCGTTGGTCATCTCGGCCGCTCTTTCTTCCTCTCCAGGCTCTTCGACCTCGAGGTTCGCTCCGACTTCGACTCTGAAAACGACGTCGTTGAACGGGTCCGCGTTTTGCCTCGCTCG ATTCATCTGCACTCTGCGACGGACGCACCCCTGAATGTGACCTTCATAAGGGCTCCTTCCCATGCTTTGTTGAAAGTCGAGATACCTCTTGTATTTCGAGGAGATGATGTCTCTCCTGGATTgaagaaaa ATGGTTGTCTAAATACGATCAAGAGGACCGTAAAGTTCCTCTGTCCTGCTGATGTGATTCCTCCATATATTGATGTGGATCTGAGCGAGTTGGATGTTAACCAAAAGATAGTAATGGGAGATCTCAAAGTTCATCCAGATCTCAAGCTTCTCCAGTCGAAGGATGAGCCTGTTTGTAAGATCACAGGAGCAAGGGTTTCTGAACAAAAGAAGTCTAAAGACAAAGACTCTAAATAA